A section of the Actinomycetota bacterium genome encodes:
- a CDS encoding M48 family metallopeptidase — MYEQIARNKRRSVLLVLGALVLLGAVGWALGLLFQAGIAGLVIALVIAAFLAFGSYRYGDRLVLASARAKEVTPEEEPRLHNVVEGLCLAAGIPKPRVYVVPEQAPNAFATGRDPEHSSIAVTRGLLDMMNRVELEGVVAHELSHVRDRDILVGTIVATLVGAVVLISEFMLRWFWWGGFGARRGNDRGGGAVEAALFAVGLLLLILAPIFGQIIKFAVSRQREYLADAQGAMLTRYPPGLASALKKIAVAPHAMKSANNATAHLWLDQPSRVPGDRMGFMEKLFSTHPPIQDRIRILEEM; from the coding sequence GTGTACGAGCAGATCGCCCGGAACAAGCGCCGCTCGGTGTTGCTGGTGCTGGGCGCGCTGGTCCTGCTGGGGGCGGTGGGGTGGGCCCTCGGCCTGCTGTTCCAGGCGGGGATCGCCGGCCTGGTCATCGCGCTGGTGATCGCGGCCTTCCTGGCGTTCGGCTCCTACCGGTATGGCGACCGGTTGGTCCTGGCCTCCGCGCGGGCCAAGGAGGTGACCCCCGAGGAGGAGCCCCGGCTGCACAACGTGGTGGAGGGGCTCTGCCTGGCCGCGGGGATCCCCAAGCCGCGCGTGTACGTGGTGCCGGAGCAGGCGCCGAACGCGTTCGCCACCGGGCGCGACCCCGAGCACTCGTCGATCGCGGTGACCCGCGGCCTCCTCGACATGATGAACCGGGTGGAGCTGGAGGGGGTGGTGGCGCACGAGCTGTCCCACGTCCGGGATCGCGACATCCTGGTGGGGACCATCGTGGCCACGCTGGTCGGCGCCGTGGTGCTGATCTCCGAGTTCATGCTGCGGTGGTTCTGGTGGGGAGGGTTCGGGGCCCGACGCGGGAACGACCGCGGCGGGGGAGCGGTCGAGGCGGCCCTGTTCGCGGTGGGGCTGCTGCTGCTGATCCTGGCGCCCATCTTCGGGCAGATCATCAAGTTCGCCGTGTCCCGGCAGCGCGAGTACCTGGCCGACGCGCAGGGCGCCATGCTGACGCGGTATCCGCCGGGCCTGGCCAGCGCCCTGAAGAAGATCGCCGTCGCCCCGCACGCCATGAAGTCGGCGAACAACGCCACCGCGCACCTGTGGCTGGATCAGCCCTCGCGGGTGCCCGGCGACAGGATGGGGTTCATGGAGAAGCTCTTCTCCACCCACCCGCCCATCCAGGACCGCATCCGCATCCTCGAGGAGATGTGA
- a CDS encoding LemA family protein: MLGLWIVLGVVVLLLLYGIYVFNKLVRTRNRVDNAWSQIDVQLRRRYDLIPNLVETVKGYAAHERELFEEVTRARAQGEQAATVAAQAQAENQLTAGLRRLFAVAEQYPQLRASENFLALQEELTSTESKIAYARQFYNDEVTILNNLVQSFPSNVVARTAGFHTRQFFEIDEPARGPVAASF; this comes from the coding sequence GTGCTCGGCCTGTGGATCGTCCTCGGCGTGGTGGTCCTGCTCCTTCTGTATGGGATCTACGTCTTCAACAAGCTGGTGCGGACGCGGAACCGAGTGGACAACGCCTGGTCCCAGATCGACGTCCAGCTCCGGCGCCGGTATGACCTCATCCCCAACCTGGTCGAGACGGTGAAGGGGTACGCGGCGCACGAGCGCGAGCTGTTCGAGGAGGTGACCCGGGCCAGGGCCCAGGGCGAGCAGGCCGCCACCGTCGCGGCCCAGGCCCAGGCCGAGAACCAGCTGACCGCGGGACTCCGCCGCCTGTTCGCGGTGGCCGAGCAGTACCCGCAGCTGAGGGCCAGCGAGAACTTCCTGGCCCTCCAGGAGGAGCTCACCTCGACCGAGTCGAAGATCGCGTACGCGCGGCAGTTCTACAACGACGAGGTCACCATCCTGAACAACCTGGTGCAGTCGTTCCCGTCGAACGTCGTGGCCCGCACGGCCGGGTTCCACACCCGGCAGTTCTTCGAGATCGACGAGCCTGCCCGCGGGCCGGTGGCGGCCTCCTTCTAG